A DNA window from Mycobacterium sp. IDR2000157661 contains the following coding sequences:
- a CDS encoding amidohydrolase family protein, with product MTTLDYMAIDVDNHYYEPIDSFTRHLPKEFKRRGVQMLTEGKRTFAVMGGVVNHFIPNPTFDPIIEPGCLDLLFRGEIPDGVDPASLMKVDRLADHPEYQNRDARVKILDKQNLETVFMLPTFACGVEEGLKHDIEATMASVHAFNLWLDEDWGFDRPDHRFLSAPIISLADPDKAVEEVEFVLGRGAKIVCVRPAPVPGLVKPRSLGDPLHDPVWARLAEAGVPVVFHLSDSGYLAIAALWGGKATFEGFGKKDPLDQVLLDDRAIHDSMASMIVHQVFTRHPTLKVASIENGSYFVHRLIKRLKKAANTAPYHFKEDPVEQLKNNVWIAPYYEDDVKLLAATIGVDKILFGSDWPHGEGLADPMAFTADIPQFPEFSADDTRKVMRDNALHLLGADVPAV from the coding sequence ATGACGACCTTGGACTACATGGCGATCGACGTCGACAACCACTACTACGAACCGATCGACTCCTTCACCCGGCACCTGCCCAAGGAGTTCAAACGCCGTGGCGTGCAGATGCTCACCGAGGGTAAGCGGACATTCGCGGTGATGGGCGGCGTCGTCAACCACTTCATCCCCAACCCGACGTTCGACCCGATCATCGAGCCGGGATGCCTGGATCTGCTGTTCCGCGGCGAGATTCCCGACGGCGTCGACCCGGCGTCGCTGATGAAGGTCGACCGGTTGGCCGACCACCCCGAGTATCAGAACCGCGACGCCCGGGTGAAGATCCTCGACAAGCAGAACCTCGAAACCGTGTTCATGTTGCCCACTTTCGCGTGCGGCGTGGAGGAAGGGCTCAAGCACGACATCGAAGCGACGATGGCCTCGGTGCACGCTTTCAACCTGTGGCTCGACGAGGACTGGGGTTTCGACCGCCCCGACCATCGGTTCCTGTCGGCACCGATCATCTCGCTGGCCGACCCCGACAAGGCGGTCGAGGAAGTCGAGTTCGTGTTGGGCCGCGGCGCCAAGATCGTCTGCGTGCGTCCTGCGCCCGTGCCCGGCCTCGTGAAGCCGCGCTCGCTCGGCGATCCGCTGCACGACCCGGTGTGGGCGCGGCTGGCCGAAGCCGGTGTCCCGGTGGTGTTCCACCTCTCCGACAGCGGCTATCTCGCGATCGCGGCGCTGTGGGGCGGCAAGGCGACGTTCGAGGGGTTCGGCAAGAAGGACCCGCTCGACCAGGTCCTGCTCGACGACCGCGCCATCCACGACTCGATGGCCTCGATGATCGTGCACCAGGTGTTCACCCGCCACCCCACACTCAAAGTGGCCAGCATCGAGAACGGCTCCTACTTCGTCCACCGCCTGATCAAGAGACTGAAGAAGGCCGCCAACACCGCGCCATACCACTTCAAGGAGGATCCCGTCGAGCAGCTGAAGAACAACGTCTGGATCGCGCCGTACTACGAGGATGACGTCAAGCTGCTAGCCGCGACCATCGGTGTGGACAAGATCCTTTTCGGTTCGGACTGGCCGCACGGGGAGGGCCTGGCCGACCCGATGGCCTTCACCGCCGACATTCCGCAATTCCCGGAGTTCAGCGCGGACGACACCCGAAAAGTGATGCGGGACAACGCACTGCACCTGCTCGGCGCGGACGTTCCGGCAGTCTGA
- a CDS encoding enoyl-CoA hydratase, translated as MSAAYRVAEPAASVPVLYEVRDTGVAVLTLNRPERMNGWGGGLATSFYARLDEAENDPRVRAIVVTGSGRAFCAGADMGDLTTITAATVDDAAGTDVGELVGARHPHFLMTMRKPVIAAVNGACAGMGLTLVLACDVRFAADGAKFTTSFARRGLIAEYGISWILPRVVGTGVAMDLLLSGRVLPAAEAARLGLVNDVLAPDELVPRALAYAEDIAANCAPSSLAVIKQQVYADTMRDVFEASDHAEKLMHESMTRPDFIEGITSFFEKRPPKFPPLKEES; from the coding sequence GTGAGCGCTGCTTACCGCGTGGCAGAACCAGCCGCCTCTGTACCGGTGCTCTACGAAGTGCGTGACACCGGCGTCGCCGTCCTTACACTCAACCGGCCCGAGCGGATGAACGGCTGGGGCGGCGGTCTGGCGACGAGTTTCTACGCCCGGCTCGACGAAGCGGAAAACGACCCCCGCGTGCGCGCGATCGTCGTCACCGGCAGTGGCCGCGCGTTCTGTGCCGGCGCGGACATGGGCGACCTGACGACCATCACCGCCGCCACCGTGGACGACGCCGCAGGCACCGACGTCGGCGAGCTGGTGGGTGCGCGTCACCCGCATTTCCTGATGACGATGCGCAAGCCGGTGATCGCCGCGGTCAACGGGGCGTGCGCGGGGATGGGTTTGACCCTGGTGCTGGCGTGCGATGTCCGCTTCGCCGCCGACGGCGCCAAGTTCACGACGTCGTTCGCCCGGCGCGGGCTGATCGCCGAGTACGGGATCTCGTGGATCCTGCCGCGAGTCGTCGGCACCGGGGTGGCGATGGACCTGCTCCTGTCGGGCCGGGTGCTGCCGGCCGCCGAGGCAGCCCGGCTGGGTCTGGTCAACGATGTACTGGCACCGGACGAACTCGTGCCGCGGGCGCTCGCGTATGCCGAGGACATCGCGGCCAACTGCGCGCCCAGTTCTCTGGCGGTGATCAAGCAACAGGTGTACGCAGACACCATGCGGGATGTCTTCGAGGCCAGTGACCACGCCGAGAAGCTGATGCACGAGTCGATGACCCGGCCGGACTTCATCGAGGGCATCACGAGCTTCTTCGAGAAGCGCCCGCCGAAATTCCCGCCGCTCAAGGAGGAGTCATGA
- a CDS encoding dihydrodipicolinate synthase family protein codes for MATANEAREWARVHLRGIGDSLYTPFCGEDGDDIDWDAYRVLVRHCVGELRHPLLWCTSGIAEFWSLTLDERKRLLEMAIEVGRAANPDVVVQACTGSVTAKDTLELTLHAQQAGADIVYIQTPMMEAHGGEGVLRFFRYIADRTDIALGMFNSPSSGYVLTPAESARIYEEIPAVCATKEGAFRPAASRMLHELAPGLAVWECDKTVYRAGWLRDGIVCPAQLGTAGYLFETPTHRPFSEYWDLIVSGQLVEAMDFARDSGLDRFDLDLGSWFTCYPGRPDYFTHWGGAFKYAASVLGLPIGAYPHSRPPQAKLPDVAKAQIDAAYKRFGVVHL; via the coding sequence ATGGCGACGGCCAATGAGGCGCGAGAGTGGGCCCGTGTCCACCTGCGCGGTATCGGCGACTCGTTGTACACGCCGTTCTGCGGCGAGGACGGCGACGACATCGACTGGGACGCTTATCGAGTTCTTGTGCGGCACTGCGTCGGTGAACTACGCCACCCGCTGCTGTGGTGCACGAGCGGCATCGCCGAGTTCTGGTCGCTGACCCTCGATGAGCGAAAACGCCTGCTGGAGATGGCGATCGAGGTGGGGCGCGCAGCCAACCCGGATGTCGTCGTGCAGGCCTGCACCGGTTCGGTGACCGCCAAGGACACCCTCGAGCTGACGCTGCACGCGCAGCAGGCGGGCGCCGACATCGTGTACATCCAGACGCCGATGATGGAAGCCCACGGCGGCGAGGGTGTGCTGCGCTTCTTTCGGTACATCGCCGATCGCACCGACATCGCGCTGGGCATGTTCAACTCGCCGTCGTCGGGATACGTGCTGACACCGGCGGAGAGCGCCCGTATCTACGAGGAGATCCCGGCCGTCTGTGCGACCAAGGAGGGCGCGTTCCGGCCGGCAGCGAGCCGAATGTTGCACGAGTTGGCGCCAGGCCTGGCGGTTTGGGAGTGCGACAAGACGGTCTATCGGGCGGGTTGGCTGCGGGACGGGATCGTCTGCCCGGCGCAACTCGGCACCGCCGGCTACCTGTTCGAGACACCTACGCACCGCCCGTTCTCGGAGTACTGGGACCTGATCGTCAGCGGGCAGCTCGTCGAGGCGATGGACTTCGCGCGGGATTCGGGCTTGGACCGGTTCGACCTGGACCTGGGTTCATGGTTCACCTGCTACCCCGGCCGGCCCGACTACTTCACCCACTGGGGCGGCGCGTTCAAATACGCCGCCTCAGTGCTCGGTCTGCCGATCGGTGCGTACCCACATTCGCGGCCTCCGCAGGCGAAGCTGCCCGACGTGGCGAAGGCGCAGATCGACGCGGCATACAAGCGGTTCGGGGTCGTCCACCTCTGA
- a CDS encoding TetR/AcrR family transcriptional regulator: MEVPYVARQATAEKRQRRERGSINPDDIIKGAFELAEQVGIDNLSMPLLGKHLGVGVTSIYWYFRKKDDLLNAMTDRALRQYVFATPYVEAKDWRETLRNHARAMRKTFMGSPILCDLILIRSALSPRTAKVGVQEVEKAIASLVEAGLSAEDAFDTYSAVSVHVRGSVVLHRLREKNRAADEGPSDLEETMTIDADSTPLLALVTEKGHHIGVADEKNFEFGLECILDHASRLIEAEPAKKSRK; the protein is encoded by the coding sequence ATGGAGGTGCCCTACGTGGCGAGGCAGGCGACCGCCGAGAAGCGTCAACGACGCGAGCGCGGATCCATCAACCCCGACGACATCATCAAGGGCGCTTTCGAACTCGCTGAGCAGGTCGGCATCGACAACTTGTCCATGCCGTTGCTCGGCAAGCACCTCGGCGTCGGCGTCACGAGCATCTACTGGTACTTCCGCAAGAAGGACGACCTGCTCAACGCGATGACGGACCGCGCGTTGCGCCAGTACGTCTTCGCAACGCCGTATGTCGAGGCCAAGGACTGGCGCGAGACGCTGCGCAATCACGCGCGGGCGATGCGAAAGACGTTCATGGGCAGCCCGATTCTGTGTGACTTGATTCTCATCCGGTCCGCGCTGAGTCCCAGGACCGCCAAGGTGGGCGTGCAGGAAGTGGAGAAGGCGATCGCGAGCCTCGTCGAAGCTGGGCTGTCGGCCGAGGACGCGTTCGACACCTACTCGGCGGTGTCGGTGCATGTTCGCGGATCGGTGGTGCTGCACCGCCTGCGTGAGAAGAACCGCGCCGCCGACGAGGGTCCCAGTGACCTCGAGGAGACCATGACCATCGACGCCGACAGCACTCCGCTGCTGGCGTTGGTCACCGAAAAGGGTCACCACATCGGCGTCGCCGACGAGAAGAACTTCGAGTTCGGCCTCGAGTGCATCCTCGACCATGCCTCTCGATTGATCGAGGCCGAGCCCGCGAAGAAGTCGCGGAAGTAG
- a CDS encoding thiolase family protein, translating into MREPVIVGATRTAIGRSFKGTLVNTPPETLITTVLPEVIRRSGIDPQAIDDIIFAESHYGGGDLARYAADAIGLHDVPGQSVNRHCAGSLTAIGNAAAQIGSGMERALIAGGVQSLSMTPLVNWRIPGPELKFEERWMPPTHVETPDAPCRDMSITVGWNTAQAAGISREDMDAWAARSHQRAVAAQDAGKFADEIVPLKVEQFDGSVIDFSVDEHPRRDTTVEKLAGLKVLHPEIEGFSITAGNSSGTNDAAAAVALVDSEYAAAENLTRMAAVRAWAAAGVPPRDCGLGAVKVIGKVLDRAGLKPSDVALWEINEAFASVPIAACREYGIDEELVNFSGSGCSLGHPIAASGARMVTTLVYELQRRGGGIGVAAMCAGGGQGGAVVVEV; encoded by the coding sequence ATGCGCGAACCCGTCATCGTCGGTGCAACCCGGACCGCGATCGGTCGTTCCTTCAAGGGCACGCTGGTCAACACCCCACCCGAGACGTTGATCACCACGGTCCTGCCCGAGGTGATCCGCCGCTCGGGGATCGACCCGCAGGCCATCGACGACATCATCTTCGCCGAATCGCATTACGGCGGCGGCGATCTCGCCCGCTATGCGGCCGACGCCATCGGCCTGCACGACGTGCCCGGCCAGTCGGTCAACCGGCACTGCGCAGGCAGTCTCACCGCCATCGGCAATGCGGCGGCGCAGATCGGCTCCGGGATGGAGCGCGCGCTGATCGCCGGTGGTGTGCAGTCGCTGTCGATGACTCCGCTGGTGAACTGGCGCATCCCCGGCCCCGAGCTGAAGTTCGAGGAGCGCTGGATGCCGCCGACGCACGTCGAGACGCCCGACGCTCCCTGCCGCGACATGTCGATCACCGTCGGCTGGAACACCGCCCAGGCGGCGGGCATCAGCCGTGAGGACATGGACGCGTGGGCGGCGCGGTCGCACCAGCGCGCCGTCGCCGCTCAGGACGCCGGCAAGTTCGCCGACGAGATCGTGCCGCTCAAGGTCGAGCAGTTCGACGGTTCGGTGATCGACTTCAGCGTCGACGAGCATCCGCGCCGGGACACCACCGTCGAGAAGCTGGCCGGCCTCAAGGTGCTGCACCCGGAGATCGAGGGCTTCTCCATCACCGCGGGCAACAGCAGCGGCACCAACGACGCTGCCGCCGCGGTCGCCCTCGTCGACAGCGAGTACGCCGCCGCCGAGAACCTCACCCGGATGGCTGCCGTGAGGGCCTGGGCCGCAGCGGGCGTCCCGCCTCGCGACTGCGGACTGGGCGCGGTGAAGGTGATCGGCAAGGTGCTCGACCGCGCCGGCCTCAAACCGTCCGACGTGGCGCTGTGGGAGATCAACGAGGCGTTCGCCTCCGTGCCGATCGCCGCTTGCCGCGAGTACGGCATCGACGAGGAACTGGTGAACTTCTCCGGAAGTGGTTGCAGCCTAGGCCATCCCATCGCCGCATCGGGGGCGCGGATGGTCACGACACTGGTGTACGAGCTGCAGCGGCGAGGTGGCGGAATCGGTGTCGCCGCGATGTGCGCGGGTGGCGGCCAGGGCGGCGCCGTCGTCGTCGAGGTCTGA
- a CDS encoding enoyl-CoA hydratase/isomerase family protein, whose protein sequence is MTATADDRVLFDVDREQRIATITFNNPAQRNSYDAAMRDAIARCLDVVADDDDITVVLLRGADGVFSTGADMNNAYGWYGDRQEGNKRPSQRRRLTVDRKSFGFYHNFMGFPKVTVGEISGYALGGGFEMALMTDISVIARDTRIGMPATRFLGPALGSLHMFFHRLGPVLARRLLLTGDIIEAGAVEHLGVFTDTCDAGKVPARARYWAQKAAKMPADGVVIAKEAFRLVEQTQAYQGEEVASYLFHAYGTNLQFAEGEFNFVKTRAQHGTKEAFRLRDEHFHVPEPD, encoded by the coding sequence ATGACCGCCACCGCCGATGACCGCGTGCTGTTCGACGTCGACCGCGAACAGCGGATCGCGACCATCACGTTCAACAACCCCGCCCAGCGCAACTCCTACGACGCGGCGATGCGCGATGCGATCGCTCGCTGCCTGGACGTCGTCGCCGACGACGACGACATCACCGTCGTGCTCCTGCGCGGCGCCGACGGGGTTTTCAGCACCGGGGCGGATATGAACAACGCCTACGGCTGGTACGGCGACCGCCAGGAGGGGAACAAGCGGCCGAGCCAGCGCAGGCGGCTGACCGTCGACCGCAAATCGTTCGGCTTCTACCACAACTTCATGGGGTTCCCGAAGGTGACAGTGGGGGAGATCAGCGGGTACGCGCTCGGGGGCGGGTTCGAGATGGCGCTGATGACCGACATCTCGGTGATCGCCCGAGACACCAGGATCGGTATGCCCGCGACCCGGTTCCTGGGGCCTGCACTCGGCAGCCTGCACATGTTCTTCCATCGGCTGGGTCCGGTACTGGCGCGACGACTGCTGCTGACCGGAGACATCATCGAGGCGGGCGCGGTCGAGCACCTCGGCGTGTTCACCGACACCTGTGATGCCGGCAAGGTCCCGGCGAGGGCGCGCTACTGGGCCCAGAAGGCGGCGAAGATGCCCGCCGACGGTGTGGTGATCGCGAAGGAGGCGTTCCGGCTCGTCGAGCAGACCCAGGCCTATCAGGGCGAAGAAGTGGCCAGTTATCTGTTCCACGCCTACGGGACGAACCTGCAGTTCGCCGAGGGTGAGTTCAACTTCGTCAAGACCCGCGCGCAGCACGGCACCAAGGAGGCGTTCCGGCTGCGTGACGAGCATTTCCACGTGCCCGAGCCGGATTGA
- a CDS encoding FadR/GntR family transcriptional regulator has product MTGVRIRPPRIAEIIAARLRDDILTGRLKEGDVLPSQDGLLAEFGVSPPALREAIHMLEMDGLISVRRGNMGGAIVHLPSADRTAHMISMVLQARSATPADVSGALLHLEPICAGMCAARADRETEVVAYLQDEIDTQIEHFDDPARYVPNARRFHEAIVSRCGNEPMILLIGSLELIWSAHESAVWADENNPVDPLNRKTMRAALRDHQRLLDAIRDGNEARAVRLAADHLAAARRNTLAVGADRTIEARLISDAQ; this is encoded by the coding sequence ATGACCGGTGTCCGCATCCGGCCGCCGCGCATCGCCGAGATCATCGCCGCGCGACTGCGCGACGACATCCTGACCGGACGCCTCAAGGAGGGCGACGTGCTGCCGTCGCAGGACGGTCTGCTCGCCGAGTTCGGCGTCAGCCCGCCGGCGCTGCGGGAGGCCATCCACATGCTCGAGATGGACGGCCTCATCTCGGTGCGGCGCGGCAACATGGGCGGGGCGATCGTGCACCTGCCGTCGGCCGACCGCACCGCGCACATGATCAGCATGGTGCTGCAGGCGCGCTCGGCGACACCGGCCGACGTCAGCGGTGCGCTTCTGCATCTCGAGCCGATCTGCGCGGGCATGTGCGCCGCCCGGGCCGATCGAGAGACCGAGGTCGTGGCTTACCTCCAAGACGAGATCGACACGCAGATAGAGCATTTCGACGACCCGGCGCGGTATGTGCCGAACGCCAGGCGCTTCCACGAGGCGATCGTCTCGCGGTGCGGCAACGAGCCGATGATCCTGCTGATCGGCTCGCTGGAGTTGATCTGGTCGGCGCACGAGTCCGCGGTGTGGGCCGACGAGAACAACCCCGTCGACCCGCTCAACCGCAAGACGATGCGCGCCGCGTTGCGCGATCACCAGCGGCTGCTCGACGCGATCCGTGACGGCAACGAGGCGAGGGCGGTCCGGCTGGCCGCCGACCATCTCGCGGCCGCGCGGCGCAACACGCTGGCCGTGGGCGCCGACCGGACCATCGAGGCCAGACTCATCTCCGATGCGCAGTGA
- a CDS encoding enoyl-CoA hydratase/isomerase family protein encodes MVTTSRESAILRVTLDRPHRRNALSHRMVDDLVAALTDAATDDSLRAVHIRGAGADFCTGADWVATNVTGQRPRTGDLVRRIPHTANRVVELVHTMQLPVVCSVRGWAVGLGCNLALAADFAVATDDALFWEPFVGRGFSPDSGATWLLPRLVGPARARRMLVLGEKVSGADAADWGLIHQAVPGSELDAVSDELVDRLAAGPTAAIGLTKQGLHYAQHASLAQAMTQELFNVELSCRTTDFREGLAAFRKKRPPEFTGR; translated from the coding sequence ATGGTGACGACATCGCGCGAAAGTGCGATCCTGCGCGTCACGCTCGACCGGCCGCACCGTCGAAATGCGCTCAGCCACCGCATGGTTGACGACCTGGTGGCAGCACTGACCGACGCCGCCACCGACGACTCACTGCGCGCCGTCCATATCCGCGGCGCCGGCGCCGACTTCTGCACGGGAGCGGACTGGGTGGCCACTAACGTCACGGGACAACGCCCGCGCACCGGCGATCTGGTCCGCCGTATCCCTCACACCGCGAACCGGGTCGTCGAGCTGGTGCACACGATGCAGCTGCCGGTGGTGTGCAGCGTGCGCGGGTGGGCGGTCGGGCTGGGCTGCAATCTGGCACTGGCCGCCGACTTCGCGGTCGCCACCGACGACGCGCTGTTCTGGGAGCCGTTCGTCGGCCGCGGTTTCAGCCCGGACTCGGGAGCGACGTGGCTGCTGCCGAGACTCGTCGGTCCGGCCCGCGCCCGTCGCATGCTGGTGCTCGGCGAGAAGGTGAGCGGCGCCGACGCGGCCGACTGGGGGCTGATCCACCAGGCGGTGCCCGGCTCCGAACTCGACGCGGTCAGCGACGAACTCGTCGACCGGCTCGCCGCCGGGCCGACGGCCGCGATCGGCCTGACCAAGCAGGGCCTCCACTACGCCCAGCACGCCTCGCTTGCGCAGGCGATGACACAGGAACTGTTCAACGTCGAGCTGTCTTGCCGGACAACCGATTTCAGAGAGGGACTGGCGGCGTTTCGGAAGAAGCGCCCGCCGGAGTTCACCGGACGCTGA
- a CDS encoding enoyl-CoA hydratase/isomerase family protein — protein sequence MTFDDIIYAVDGHKATITLNRPGALNALSPNMISELRAAYHEAENNDDIWIVIVTGTGRAFCTGADVGEIPEDGRVIYERPYLTTYDQWEAPQEGTPPFRRMAKPVLTAVNGLCCGAGLDWITTGDIAIASDKATFFDPHVSIGLVAGREMVRLARVLPRNIALRMALMGKHERMSAERAYELGMISEVVEHDRLLERAHEIADIVNSNAPLAVRGTRLAVHKTLDLPLHEAEILAETFRERVVRTDDAREGPKAFMEKRAPNWRCR from the coding sequence ATGACATTCGACGACATCATCTACGCGGTCGACGGGCACAAGGCGACCATCACGCTGAACCGGCCCGGCGCGCTCAATGCGCTGAGCCCGAACATGATCTCCGAACTGCGCGCCGCCTACCACGAGGCCGAGAACAACGACGACATCTGGATCGTCATCGTCACCGGGACCGGTCGCGCCTTCTGCACCGGAGCCGACGTCGGCGAGATCCCCGAGGACGGCCGGGTGATCTACGAGCGGCCCTACCTGACCACCTATGACCAGTGGGAGGCCCCGCAGGAGGGCACGCCGCCGTTTCGCCGGATGGCCAAGCCGGTGCTCACGGCAGTCAACGGACTGTGCTGCGGCGCCGGCCTGGATTGGATCACCACCGGTGACATCGCGATCGCCTCGGACAAGGCCACCTTCTTCGATCCGCACGTCAGCATCGGCCTGGTGGCGGGCCGCGAGATGGTCCGGCTGGCCCGAGTGCTCCCCCGCAACATCGCGCTGCGCATGGCGCTGATGGGCAAGCACGAACGAATGAGCGCCGAGCGGGCCTACGAGCTCGGCATGATCAGCGAGGTCGTCGAGCACGACCGGCTGCTCGAACGCGCCCACGAGATCGCCGACATCGTCAACTCGAATGCGCCGCTGGCTGTGCGGGGCACCCGGCTGGCCGTCCACAAGACCCTCGACCTGCCGCTGCACGAAGCCGAGATCCTCGCCGAGACATTCCGCGAGCGCGTGGTGCGCACCGACGACGCCCGAGAGGGCCCGAAGGCGTTCATGGAGAAACGCGCACCGAACTGGCGGTGCCGATGA